The Anomalospiza imberbis isolate Cuckoo-Finch-1a 21T00152 chromosome 7, ASM3175350v1, whole genome shotgun sequence genome has a window encoding:
- the S100B gene encoding protein S100-B, with the protein MSELEKAMIAIIDAFHQYSGKEGDKHKLKKSELKELINNELTHFLGEIKDQETVDKVMEALDCDGDAECDFQEFVAFIAMITAACHEFFEHE; encoded by the exons ATGTCTGAGCTGGAGAAGGCGATGATCGCCATCATCGATGCCTTCCACCAGTACTCCGGGAAGGAGGGAGACAAGCACAAGCTGAAGAAATCGGAACTGAAGGAGCTCATCAACAACGAGCTGACCCATTTCCTCGGG GAAATCAAAGACCAGGAGACTGTGGACAAAGTCATGGAGGCACTGGACTGCGATGGGGATGCAGAGTGCGACTTCCAGGAGTTCGTGGCCTTCATTGCAATGATCACTGCTGCTTGCCATGAGTTCTTTGAGCATGAGTGA
- the LSS gene encoding lanosterol synthase, with amino-acid sequence MRFYAALQAEDGHWAGDYGGPLFLLPGLLITCHTAKIQLPEGFRKEMVRYLRSVQLPDGGWGLHVEDKSTVFGTALNYVALRILGLGPDDPDIVRARVNLHSKGGAVGIPSWGKFWLAVLNVYSWEGMNTLLPEMWLLPTWFPAHPSRLWCHCRQVYLPMSYCYAKRLSAEEDELIRSLRQELYVQDYASIDWPAQRNNVAACDVYTPHSWLLGAAYAIMNVYEAHHSTHLRQRAITELYDHIKADDRFTKCISIGPISKTINMLVRWFVEGKDSPAFQEHVSRIPDYLWLGLDGMKMQGTNGSQLWDTAFAIQAFLEAEAQEMPEFTSCLQNAHGFLRFSQIPENPPDYQKYYRHMNKGGFPFSTRDCGWIVADCTAEGLKAVMLLQEKCPFIAKLVPAERLFDAVNVLLSMRNPDGGFATYETKRGGHLLELLNPSEVFGDIMIDYTYVECTSAVMQALKHFQSQFPEHRALEIRETLQKGLDFCRKKQRADGSWEGSWGVCFTYGTWFGLEAFASMQHTYHNGTVCQEVAQACQFLISKQMADGGWGEDFESCEQRTYVQSAESQIHNTCWALLGLMAVRYPDIGVLERGIKVLMDKQLPNGDWPQENIAGVFNKSCAISYTAYRNIFPIWTLGRFCRLHPTSPLAGQLPAGARPSAGAGQEEQGVLSA; translated from the exons ATGCGGTTCTACGCAGCGCTGCAGGCCGAGGATGGGCACTGGGCGGGCGACTACGGCGGGCcgctgttcctgctgccag GTCTCCTCATCACCTGCCACACGGCCAAAATCCAGCTGCCCGAGGGGTTCCGGAAGGAGATGGTACGCTACCTGCGCTCTGTGCAGCTCCCGGACGGAGGCTGGGGCTT ACACGTGGAAGATAAATCAACAGTGTTTGGCACAGCCCTCAACTACGTAGCCTTGAGGATCCTGGGGCTTGGGCCAGATGACCCTGACATTGTGCGGGCCCGTGTCAACCTGCACAGCAAAG GAGGTGCTGTGGGAATCCCTTCCTGGGGCAAGTTTTGGCTGGCTGTCTTGAACGTTTACAGCTGGGAGGGAATGAACACGCTTCTCCCAGAGATGTG GCTGCTTCCCACATGGTTTCCAGCCCATCCGTCACGGCTCTGGTGTCACTGCCGCCAGGTTTACCTTCCCATGAGCTACTGCTATGCTAAGCGTTTGTCAGCAGAAGAGGACGAGCTCATACGGAGCTTGCGGCAG GAGCTGTATGTGCAAGACTACGCCAGCATAGACTGGCCAGCACAGAGGAACAACGTGGCTGCCTGTGATGTGTACACCCCACACAGCTGGCTGCTGGGTGCTGCCTATG CCATCATGAACGTATATGAAGCTCACCACAGCACTCACCTGCGGCAGCGAGCCATCACAGAGCTGTATGACCACATCAAGGCTGATGACAGATTCACCAAGTGCATCAGCATCGGGCCG ATCTCCAAGACAATCAACATGCTGGTTCGCTGGTTCGTGGAAGGGAAGGACTCCCCAGCTTTTCAGGAGCATGTTTCCAGGATCCCTGACTATCTCTG GCTGGGCCTTGACGGCATGAAGATGCAG gGCACAAATGGATCCCAGCTCTGGGATACTGCTTTTGCCATCCAAGCTTTCCTGGAG GCAGAAGCCCAGGAGATGCCTGAATTCACCTCCTGCCTCCAGAATGCCCATGGGTTCCTCCGCTTCTCCCAG ATCCCAGAGAACCCACCTGACTACCAGAAATATTATCGCCATATGAACAAG GGTGGCTTCCCCTTCAGCACACGAGACTGTGGCTGGATCGTGGCAGATTGCACAGCAGAGGGGCTGAAGGCAGTTATGCTGCTCCAGGAGAAGTGTCCCTTCATAGCCAAGCTTGTGCCTGCTGAGCGCCTCTTTGATGCTGTGAATGTG TTGCTGAGCATGAGGAACCCGGATGGAGGCTTTGCCACTTATGAGACCAAGCGAGGAGGCCACTTACTGGAGCTGCTGAACCCCTCGGAGGTGTTTG GTGACATCATGATTGACTACACCTACGTGGAATGCACATCAGCTGTCATGCAGGCACTGAAACACTTCCAGAGCCAGTTCCCTGAGCACCGAGCCCTGGAGATCAG GGAGACTCTGCAGAAGGGCCTGGATTTTTGTCGCAAGAAGCAGCGAGCGGATGGGTCCTGGGAAGG GAGCTGGGGGGTTTGTTTCACCTATGGCACCTGGTTTGGTCTGGAGGCGTTTGCCAGCATGCAGCACACATACCACAACGG gactGTCTGCCAAGAGGTGGCCCAGGCCTGCCAGTTCCTCATCTCCAAGCAGATGGCAGATGGCGGATGGGGAGAGGATTTCGAGTCCTGTGAGCAGCGCACATACGTGCAGAGTGCTGAGTCACAGATCCACAACACCTGTTGGGCCCTGCTGGGGCTCATGGCTGTCAG GTACCCTGACATCGGTGTGCTGGAAAGGGGCATTAAAGTGTTGATGGATAAGCAGCTGCCCAACGGGGACTGGCCTCAG GAGAACATTGCTGGGGTGTTCAACAAGTCGTGTGCCATCAGTTACACCGCGTACCGCAACATCTTCCCCATCTGGACACTGGGGCGGTTCTGCCGGCTGCATCCCACCAGCCCTCTGGCTGGACAGCTGCCAGCCGGAGCCAGACCCtcggctggggcagggcaggaggagcagggagtcCTGTCTGCTTGA
- the LOC137477661 gene encoding maestro heat-like repeat-containing protein family member 6: protein MLMNITGTWCREMISMISRGAAEPGPTATQSIASAPSLDLFGERVVSSSSQVPGFVRNMHQRLASSGPPDDWLFMDILRLTEAHPTDVAVTLLRCAPSCDRGAAIMWKTIASSGTTLKKVLPTLLCVMEGWPLQKMYTSDGDNKDVFALAATRVLWEILRLPWCPEPFVEYSPHLVVALLFQVFISTEQLSEDINTFWKRCQEENGLPTNINRFAVNTVKALLHHLRYLNLLMAMERKCAWDTLLCADTHHYAVGLLAREMRRVTLPFCSCTALCLLRWLSREEPRWDLAALAFLVEVLDCLDLNEWGNGILEIMTRHLQSESMERCHLALKGLVALSKDPSMAIKVCSLSEGLVELLRSEDIEVVKMSLSVFTNLLMNKDILTSSSTAPKLADALRPLFDNDNSLVQRLSIGLYQDVMESVVEKGKKPLKKHMSQSLLPLFFHCHDENRRVAQASRETLLSAVKLLKRKDLMHLLKTDEMWSFAEHVLAEDRSRAAEHLRLALPYLQSPQEPLREAAIRSMGIAGVLMRGQPEELQLICEALQALSTDDSPSNTSLIVRVMFDQRAALLSSSSESRQPGQHPIPCKRRQPGDQRRAAGAPGTAAAGHT, encoded by the exons ATGCTTATGAACATCACGGGCACTTGGTGTCGAGAGATGATCAGCATGATTagcaggggtgcagcagagcctggccccaCAGCCACTCAGAGCATAGCTTCTGCTCCAAGCCTGGATCTTTTTGGGGAGAGAGTTGTCTCCAGTTCAAGtcaa GTGCCAGGCTTTGTTAGGAACATGCACCAGAGGCTTGCGTCCAGCGGGCCTCCAGACGACTGGCTATTCATGGACATCCTGAGGCTGACTGAGGCCCACCCCACCGATGTTGCAGTGACCCTCCTGCGCTGTGCCCCATCATGTGACAG AGGTGCTGCAATCATGTGGAAGACCATAGCCTCATCAGGAACAACACTGAAAAAGgtgctgccaacactgctctgtgtgatggAGGGCTGGCCACTGCAAAAAATGTACACTTCTGATGGAGACAATAAGGATGTatttgccctggct GCAACCAGGGTGCTTTGGGAGATTCTCCGCCTGCCCTGGTGCCCAGAGCCATTTGTGGAATATTCCCCCCATCTCGTTGtggctctgctcttccaagttTTCATCAGTACGGAGCAGCTATCAGAGGACATAAATACTTTCTGGAAGAGATGTCAGGAGGAAAATGGCCTTCCCACCAATATCAACAG ATTTGCAGTGAACACTGTGAAGGCACTGTTGCACCATCTGCGTTATCTGAATTTACTGATGGCAATGGAACGCAAGTGTGCCTGGGACACACTGCTCTGTGCCGACACCCACCACTATGcagtgggtctgctggccag GGAGATGCGCCGTGTCACCCTACCCTTCTGCTCCTGCACTGCACTCTGCCTGCTCAggtggctcagcagggaggagccacgctgggatcTTGCCGCCCTGGCGTTCCTCGTGGAG gtcctggACTGCCTGGACTTGAATGAATGGGGTAACGGCATCCTGGAGATCATGACAAGGCACCTGCAGAGCGAGTCCATGGAGAGGTGTCACCTGGCACTCAAAGGCCTCGTGGCGCTCAGCAAGGACCCCTCGATG GCCATAAAAGTGTGCAGCCTGTCTGAAGGCCTTGTGGAGCTACTGAGGAGTGAGGACATAGAGGTGGTCAAGATGAGTCTCTCTGTGTTCACAAATCTACTCATGAACAAAGATATCCTAACATCCAGCTCCACAGCCCCAAAACTGGCTGACGCGCTCCGGCCCCTCTTTGACAAT GACAATAGCCTTGTGCAGCGGCTCTCCATTGGCCTCTACCAAGATGTGATGGAATCGGtagtggaaaagggaaaaaagccgCTGAAGAAGCACATGAGCCAGAGCctgctccctcttttcttccactgccatgatgagaacCGGcgtgtggcacag gccTCTCGGGAAACACTGCTTTCTGCAGTAAAGCTCCTGAAGAGGAAGGATCTTATGCACCTGCTGAAGACGGATGAGATGTGGAGCTTTGCCGAGCATGTG ctggcagaggacaggagccgagcggccgagcacctgcgcctggccctgccctacctgcagagccctcaggagcccctgcgagaggcggccaTCAGGTCTATGG GGATCGCCGGGGTGCTCATGAGGGGGCAGCCAGAAGAGCTGcagctcatctgtgagg CCCTTCAAGCCCTTAGCACAGATGACAGCCCCTCCAACACAAGCCTGATAGTTCGAGTCATGTTCGATCAAAGAGCTGCTTTACTAAGTTCATCTTCTGAATCGAGACAACCAGGACAGCACCCGATTCCATGCAAGAGGAGACAGCCTGGAGATCagaggagagcagctggagctccaggcacagctgctgctgggcacacctga